The following coding sequences are from one Rutidosis leptorrhynchoides isolate AG116_Rl617_1_P2 chromosome 11, CSIRO_AGI_Rlap_v1, whole genome shotgun sequence window:
- the LOC139875273 gene encoding uncharacterized protein → MAIRDQDKTAFHTPNGIFCYIMMPFGLKNTGATYQRVIDKVFKNQIGRNVEAYVDDIVVKSHTEDKEAEKAFQDIKRLLKELPTLTAPIEGETLILYLAASAEAISSVLIAERKGVQMPIYFVSKILQQSEVNYLPIEKLVYALTHTARWLRRYFQAHSILVLTDQPIKHILRNPELSGRLAKWLKVKFWQIFLLETTEKVDHLQNVKGSNYVWELHTDGASSEEGVGAGLVLTSPEGEEHTYALSFCFYASNNEAEYEALLFGLRIAFEMGIKHLHAYVDSQIVAQQVNGGFEAKDVSMKQYLQLVEKISKTFETLEVVQIPRNKNKKADVLGKLAVLTFDHLHKKVLVEVLKEKSVDEKVVIATVEEGESCWITPYVKYLQDETLPTDAIDARRIRVSTPLYILENEVLYRKSFSGPNLRCLTPQQAINVVKEMHEGLCT, encoded by the exons ATGGCAATTCGAGATCAAGATAAAACAGCATTCCACACACCAAATGGAATTTTTTGTTACATCATGATGCCTTTTGGATTAAAGAATACAGGAGCAACTTATCAACGTGTGATTGATAAAGTATTTAAAAATCAAATAGGCAGGAATGTTGAAgcctatgttgatgatattgttgtcAAGAGTCATACAGAAGACA AAGAAGCTGAAAAAGCTTTTCAAGATATTAAGCGGCTCTTAAAAGAATTGCCTACTTTAACCGCACCAATAGAAGGAGAAACGTTAATTTTGTATTTAGCCGCTTCCGCAGAGGCCATTAGTTCAGTTTTAATCGCAGAACGGAAAGGGgtacaaatgccaatatattttgTCAGTAAAATATTGCAGCAAAGTGAAGTTAACTATCTACCAATTGAAAAATTGGTGTATGCTTTAACACACACAGCTAGATGGCTCAGACGTTATTTTCAAGCACATTCAATCCTGGTGTTGACAGACCAACCAATAAAACATATTTTGAGAAATCCAGAGTTGTCAGGACGACTAGCAAAATGG TTAAAggtcaaattttggcagattttttTATTAGAAACAACAGAAAAGGTCGATCATCTACAAAACGTTAAAGGCAGCAATTATGTTTGGGAATTGCACACTGATGGTGCATCAAGTGAGGAAGGTGTTGGTGCAGGATTAGTACTAACCAGTCCAGAAGGCGAAGAACATACATATGCATTAAGTTTTTGTTTTTATGCATCCAACAATGAGGCAGAATATGAAGCGTTGCTTTTCGGTCTCCGCATAGCGTTTGAAATgggaataaaacatttgcatgcatATGTCGATTCTCAAATTGTAGCACAGCAAGTTAATGGAGGGTTTGAAGCAAAAGATGTCTCAATGAAACAGTATTTGCAGTTGGTTGAGAAAATTTCAAAAACTTTTGAGACCTTGGAAGTTGTGCAGATAccaagaaataaaaacaaaaaggcagATGTTTTAGGCAAATTAGCAGTattaacatttgatcatttgcatAAGAAAGTTTTAGTGGAGGTCTTGAAGGAAAAATCAGTTGATGAAAAAGTAGTAATAGCAACAGTTGAAGAAGGGGAATCATGTTGGATAACCCCTTATGTAAAATATTTGCAGGACGAAACATTGCCAACAGATGCCATAGATGCAAGACGGATAAGAGTTAGTACTCCACTTTACATCCTGGAAAATGAGGTGCTTTATAGAAAATCTTTCAGTGGTCCAAATTTAAGGTGTTTAACACCACAGCAAGCAATCAATGTAGtaaaagaaatgcatgaaggattATGTACATAG
- the LOC139875272 gene encoding uncharacterized protein yields MPKRSTGETPFSLVYGTEAVIPAEIHVPTQRVLSFDIENNSSILRENLNLLEERGIMATIRQADAKQKMEKYYNKRVRYVQFKEGDLVLRDNEASRQEKQGKLGPRWEGPYKIIRAHPNGLYTLAAPSGEEIPRTWNAMSLKKFYA; encoded by the coding sequence ATGCCAAAACGAAGCACGGGTGAAACACCGTTCAGCTTGGTGTATGGTACTGAGGCAGTAATACCAGCCGAAATCCATGTTCCAACACAAAGGGTTTTGTCATTTGATATTGAAAATAATTCATCCATCTTGCGTGAAAACTTGAATTTATTGGAAGAAAGGGGAATCATGGCCACCATCCGTCAAGCGGATGCAAAACAAAAAATGGAAAAATACTACAACAAACGTGTCCGATATGttcaatttaaggaaggagatttaGTGTTGAGAGACAATGAAGCAAGCAGACAGGAAAAGCAAGGGAAGTTAGGACCACGGTGGGAGGGTCCCTACAAAATCATAAGGGCACATCCTAATGGATTATATACCCTTGCAGCGCCCTCTGGTGAAGAAATTCCAAGAACATGGAATGCAatgagtttaaagaaattttatgcgtag